One window from the genome of Sesamum indicum cultivar Zhongzhi No. 13 linkage group LG15, S_indicum_v1.0, whole genome shotgun sequence encodes:
- the LOC105177317 gene encoding nipped-B-like protein isoform X2 → MSNPSGVEGVPRGISLSNTVHSEVAPCLPLPSLPVFCGALHQELRLFDDTGGSRWNSSSGDVSGKIADLLRNTDVSYLNLKDEENLEPGGSVGNFNLFNDVLRHDPEAFEYASPGPAKQSMYSGNLTESKPLEQRKPTINQVPSDSSGMKNNQHDHNVNNDIISSSKKPKVKKKGKDDLTSATCHDNSERQGAAIAGFCEMLDDICARAEIICDDRDEAEWVPLSHADLKALVNEIMSIRSKKVLHMVPVDILSRTLKVLDRQIHRAEGLSIDDCENLDADVVSSIYCSLESIHAALAIMTHDGMPKQLYKEENIERILEFSRHQMTDVMFACDPSYRALHKPNCKGALDDEEDEEVADFDSASKKRRASKIVRVRKSTTNRMSATVNAILQKLCTILSFLKQLLFIERLSDSCILQLIRTSLQTILVDNIQLLQLKAISLVGGIYYTYTQHRSYMMDETLQILLKLPLSKRVPRTYHLPDEEQRQIQLVTALLVQMILYSANLPEVLRQTSENPSLDVSIDVDYPSKCHEAVTESCCLFWSRVLQRYTSTKNQDASELKAMMENLVMDLLTTLNLPEYPASAPILEVLCVLLLQNAGLKSKDIAARTMAIDLLGTIAARLKHDAVICRKENFWIVQELMNSGTIDPSYLKDVCSICYDSTMERSIFVCEGCHRSFHVDCMGGTEQDAPSREFVCQVCLCEKQLLVLKTYCESQNKDEHKQNRNRSGKSSRATVSVTKQEIIQQMLLNYLQDAGSADELHLFTRWFYLCLWYKDDPASQHKLSYFLARLKSRAIVRDSCSFSSSLTRDSVKKITLALGQNSSFARGFDKILQVLLASLRENSPVIRAKALRAVSIIVEADPEVLGDKLVQTAVEGRFCDSAISVREAALELVGRHIASHPDVGLKYFEKVAERIKDTGVSVRKRAIRIIRDMCASSADFPQYTTACVEIISRINDEESSIQDLVCKTFYEFWFEEPLGSQGHLFKDGSCVPLEVAKKTEQVVEMLRRMSSHQPLAIVIRRNLALDFFPQSAKAAGINPVLLASVRRRCELMCKCLLEKVLQVAETNSEEGEGRMLPYILLLHAFCLVDPTLCAPATDPSQFLITLQPYLKSQSDNRVAAQLLESILFIIDSVLPLLRKLPQNLVEELEQDLKQMIVRHSFLTVVHACIKCLCSAGKVSGKGANVVEYLIQLFFKRLDALGLDNKQQVGRSLFCLGLLIRYGSPLLDASASNTKNMDVASNINLFKKYLEADDDCILKVRALQALGYVLIARPECMLQKDVGKILEATLSTNSDVRLKMQSLQNMYEYLLDAERQMEPDKAGNTEVTRPNDGVHSVPVAAGAGDTNICGGIVQLYWDIILGRSLDVNEHVRQAALKIVEIVLRQGLVHPITCVPYLIALETDPQEVNSKLAHHLLMNMNEKYPAFCESRLGDGLQLSFIFIRTMSGGNPEFSNPAQDRLFNNMKGKSEVSSSMHARLGVARIYKLIRGNRVSRNRFMSSVVHKFEMPTWSDSVIHFLKYCTEILALLPFTLPDEPLYLIYIINRVVQVRSGTLESSMKEFLHSLQGNSQKRNGNGVIQLNETLKPGSERTMWIDGNHRVTGELQDQHLFGGDAYKDQNISPMTSWGSHSISTSDLQQIQADCLAAGAMQLLLKLKRHLKIVYALDDARCQAFSPNEPAKPGESLLRQSIPFDISDVNIDPPKTYEDLSRRYQDFKNALREDTIDYSTYTANIKRKRPPPRRGGKAVRVLDLDDEYDEDDENWVNSVSRLNKSGRRGSNSRSRQRL, encoded by the exons ATGTCGAATCCTAGTGGTGTTGAGGGGGTCCCCAGGGGCATTAGCCTCTCCAACACAGTTCATTCTGAGGTGGCCCCGTGCTTGCCGCTGCCGTCGCTTCCGGTGTTCTGCGGCGCGCTCCATCAGGAACTCCGCCTCTTCGATGATACTGGCGGTTCAAGGTGGAATTCCAGTAGCGGTGATGTCTCTGGCAAGATTGCTGATCTCCTCCGTAATACCGACGTGTCTTACTT GAATCTCAAAGAtgaagaaaatcttgaacCAGGTGGTTCAGTGGGGAACTTTAACCTATTCAATGATGTTCTGAGACATGATCCTGAAGCATTTGAGTATGCCAGTCCAG GTCCTGCCAAGCAGTCAATGTACAGTGGTAATTTGACTGAATCAAAGCCCCTTGAGCAGAGGAAGCCTACTATTAATCAAGTGCCAAGCGACTCTTCAggaatgaaaaataatcagCATGACCATAATGTTAATAAT GATATTATCAGTTCTTCTAAAAAACctaaagtgaaaaagaaagggaaagatGACTTAACATCAGCAACTTGTCATGATAACAGTGAGCGCCAAG GTGCAGCTATTGCTGGCTTTTGTGAAATGTTGGACGACATATGTGCCAGAGCGGAAATTATTTGTGATGACAGAGATGAAGCAGAATGGGTACCATTGTCTCATGCTGATCTTAAAGCACTTGTGAATGAAATCATGTCGATTCGGTCTAAGAAAGTACTACATATGGTTCCTGTGGATATTCTTTCAAGGACATTAAAGGTTTTAGATCGCCAAATTCATCGAGCAGAAGGACTATCTATTGATGATTGCGAAAAT TTGGATGCTGATGTGGTGTCATCCATTTACTGCTCTCTGGAGTCAATTCATGCAGCTTTAGCTATTATGACTCATGATGGTATGCCTAAACAGCTGTATAAGGAAGAG AATATTGAACGGATCCTGGAGTTCTCGAGACATCAAATGACGGATGTTATGTTCGCCTGTGATCCATCCTATCGTGCCTTGCACAAACCAAACTGTAAAGGGGCCCTTGATG atgaggaagatgaagaagtTGCGGATTTTGACTCAGCTAGTAAGAAAAGGCGAGCTTCAAAGATTGTAAGAGTTAGGAAGTCAACCACAAACAG AATGTCTGCTACTGTGAATGCTATACTTCAGAAGTTGTGCACAATTCTCAGTTTTCTCAAGCAGTTGTTGTTTATAGAACGCCTGTCAGATAGTTGCATTCTCCAGCTCATCAGAACTAGTTTGCAAACTATTTTGGTTGATAACATCCAGCTTTTGCAGCTAAAAGCAATCAGTTTAGTTGGTGGG atttattatacatacacTCAGCATAGATCGTATATGATGGATGAGACACTTCAAATCCTTCTGAAGTTGCCACTTTCAAAGAGAGTGCCAAGAACTTATCATCTTCCTGATGAAGAACAACGGCAGATTCAGTTAGTTACTGCTCTATTAGTCCAAATGATTCTTTATAGTGCAAATCTTCCAGAAGTTCTGAGGCAAACCTCTGAAAATCCTTCACTGGATGTTTCAATTGATGTTGATTACCCTTCCAAGTGCCATGAGGCAGTTACAGAGTCCTGCTGCCTCTTCTGGAGTCGAGTTCTTCAGCGATATACAAGCACAAAAAATCAGGATGCATCTGAATTGAAGGCAATGATGGAAAATCTTGTAATGGATTTGCTCACTACTTTGAACTTACCCGAGTATCCTGCCTCAGCTCCTATTCTGGAG GTTCTGTGTGTGTTGCTACTTCAGAATGCTGGGCTGAAATCAAAAGATATTGCAGCTCGGACAATGGCCATTGACCTTCTTGGTACAATTGCTGCGAGGTTGAAACATGATGCAGTCATCTGTAGGAAGGAGAATTTTTGGATAGTACAGGAGTTGATGAATAGTGGCACTATTGATCCTAGCTATCTCAAAGATGTCTGTTCTATTTGTTATGATTCAACAATGGAACGATCTATATTTGTATGCGAAGGTTGTCATAGATCATTCCATGTTGATTGCATGGGCGGAACAGAGCAAGATGCTCCTTCTCGTGAATTTGTTTGTCAGGTTTGTTTGTGTGAGAAACAACTTCTTGTCCTGAAAACATATTGCGAGTCTCAGAACAAGGATGAACACAAGCAAAATCGCAATCGTTCGGGAAAGTCTTCTCGAGCTACAGTCTCAGTCACAAAGCAGGAGATTATCCAACAAATGCTCCTAAATTATTTGCAGGATGCAGGGTCTGCAGACGAACTGCACCTCTTTACACGATG GTTTTATCTTTGCCTTTGGTATAAAGATGACCCTGCTTCTCAACATAAATTATCCTACTTCCTCGCGAGGTTGAAATCAAGAGCAATTGTGCGTGACTCTTGTTCATTTTCATCCTCTCTGACAAGGGATTcagtgaaaaaaattactttggCATTGGGACAAAATAGTTCTTTTGCTAGAGGATTTGACAAAATTCTTCAAGTGCTACTG GCAAGTCTGAGGGAGAACTCACCAGTGATTCGTGCTAAGGCATTGCGAGCG GTTAGTATTATTGTAGAAGCTGATCCAGAGGTTCTGGGTGACAAGCTTGTCCAAACGGCTGTTGAAGGGAGGTTTTGTGACTCTGCTATATCGGTTAGAGAAGCAGCACTTGAGCTTGTTGGTCGTCATATTGCATCACATCCTGATGTTGGTCTGAAG TACTTTGAGAAGGTAGCAGAAAGAATAAAGGATACCGGAGTAAGTGTCCGGAAACGTGCTATTAGAATTATCAGGGATATGTGTGCCTCGAGTGCCGACTTTCCACAGTACACCACTGCTTGTGTTGAGATAATTTCTCGTATCAATGATGAAGAATCCAGCATACAG GACCTGGTCTGCAAGACATTTTATGAGTTTTGGTTTGAGGAGCCTTTGGGTTCACAAGGCCATCTTTTCAAGGATGGTAGTTGTGTTCCATTGGAAGTGGCTAAGAAGACAGAGCAGGTTGTTGAGATGCTGAGAAGGATGTCCAGTCACCAACCCCTTGCTATTGTTATTAGACGGAACTTAGCACTTGATTTCTTTCCACAATCTGCTAAAGCTGCTGGGATAAACCCTGTGCTACTTGCTTCAGTACGCAGGCGCTGTGAGCTAATGTGCAAGTGTTTGCTGGAGAAAGTACTTCAG GTTGCCGAAACAAACAGTGAGGAAGGAGAGGGTCGTATGCTTCCATATATTCTGCTCTTGCATGCCTTTTGTCTGGTGGATCCTACATTATGTGCACCGGCTACTGATCCTTCCCAGTTTTTGATCACATTACAACCATATCTAAAGAGTCAG TCTGACAATCGAGTGGCTGCACAGCTTCTGGAGAGTATATTGTTTATAATTGATTCTGTCTTGCCTTTACTGCGGAAGCTTCCGCAGAATCTTGTTGAGGAACTGGAACAAGACCTAAAGCAAATGATCGTCCGGCATTCTTTTCTGACGGTTGTCCATGCTTGCATAAA GTGCTTATGCTCTGCGGGTAAAGTATCAGGAAAAGGTGCAAATGTTGTTGAGTATCTTATTCAGTTATTCTTCAAACGTCTGGATGCCTTGGGATTGGATAACAAGCAG CAAGTAGGTCGATCTCTTTTTTGTCTGGGTTTGTTGATACGGTATGGTAGCCCATTACTGGATGCATCTGCGtccaacacaaaaaatatggaTGTTGCAAGCAATatcaacttatttaaaaagtatctGGAGGCTGATGACGACTGCATCCTGAAAGTTAGGGCATTACAG GCATTAGGGTACGTATTAATTGCTCGACCTGAATGTATGTTGCAAAAGGATGTTGGTAAAATTTTGGAGGCAACTCTTTCAACCAATAGTGATGTTCGTCTGAAG ATGCAATCATTACAGAATATGTACGAATATCTTCTGGATGCGGAACGTCAAATGGAACCTGATAAAGCTGGCAACACTGAAGTTACTCGCCCGAACGATGGTGTACATAGTGTTCCCGTTGCTGCAGGTGCTGGTGATACTAACATCTGCGGTGGTATAGTTCAGCTATATTGGGACATCATCTTAGGGAGAAGTCTGGATGTGAATGAGCATGTGCGTCAAGCTGCTCTAAAG ATTGTGGAGATTGTATTACGCCAAGGTCTTGTACATCCAATTACTTGTGTACCCTATCTCATTGCACTTGAAACAGATCCACAGGAGGTTAATTCAAAGCTGGCTCATCATCTCCTGATGAATATGAATGAAAA GTATCCAGCTTTCTGCGAAAGCCGTCTGGGAGATGGCCTTCAGTTGTCATTTATATTCATTCGTACCATGAGTGGAGGTAACCCTGAATTTTCGAACCCCGCCCAGGACAGATTATTTAACAATATGAAGGGAAAGTCAGAAGTTAGCTCTTCTATGCATGCACGGCTTGGGGTTGCTCGAATCTATAAGCTCATTCGTGGAAATCGCGTTTCAAGGAACAGATTTATGTCCTCTGTTGTTCACAAGTTTGAAATGCCTACCTGGAGTGATTCCGTGATTCATTTTCTGAA ATATTGCACGGAGATTCTTGCTTTGCTACCTTTCACATTGCCGGACGAGCctctttatttgatttatattataaatcgaGTTGTGCAAGTCAGATCTGGGACATTAGAATCAAGCATGAAGGAATTTTTGCATTCATTACAAGGAAATAgtcaaaaaagaaatggaaatggtgtgattcaattaaatgaaACTCTCAAACCTGGTAGCGAAAGAACCATGTGGATTGATGGGAATCATAGGGTAACAGGGGAGTTACAGGATCAACATTTATTTGGAGGTGATGCATATAAGGATCAAAATATAAGTCCTATGACCTCATGGGGTTCTCATAGCATTTCTACTAGTGATCTGCAACAAATTCAG GCTGACTGTCTAGCAGCCGGTGCAATGCAACTTCTGCTGAAGCTGAAGAGGCACCTGAAGATTGTTTACGCCCTAGATGATGCTCGCTGTCAG GCATTTTCCCCAAATGAACCAGCAAAACCAGGAGAAAGTCTACTGCGACAGAGTATTCCTTTTGATATCAGCGACGTAAACATTGACCCACCTAAAACTTATGAAGACCTCTCGAGGAGATATCAG GACTTCAAGAATGCATTGAGGGAAGACACAATTGACTATTCAACGTACACAGCCAACATCAAAAGGAAACGACCACCTCCCAGGAGAGGTGGGAAGGCTGTGCGAGTGCTAGATTTAGATGATGAAtatgatgaagatgatgagaaTTGGGTTAATAGCGTTAGCAGGTTAAATAAAAGTGGCCGGAGAGGCAGTAACAGCAGAAGTAGGCAGCGGCTATAG
- the LOC105177317 gene encoding nipped-B-like protein isoform X3, whose protein sequence is MSNPSGVEGVPRGISLSNTVHSEVAPCLPLPSLPVFCGALHQELRLFDDTGGSRWNSSSGDVSGKIADLLRNTDVSYLNLKDEENLEPGGSVGNFNLFNDVLRHDPEAFEYASPGPAKQSMYSGNLTESKPLEQRKPTINQVPSDSSGMKNNQHDHNVNNDIISSSKKPKVKKKGKDDLTSATCHDNSERQGAAIAGFCEMLDDICARAEIICDDRDEAEWVPLSHADLKALVNEIMSIRSKKVLHMVPVDILSRTLKVLDRQIHRAEGLSIDDCENLDADVVSSIYCSLESIHAALAIMTHDGMPKQLYKEENIERILEFSRHQMTDVMFACDPSYRALHKPNCKGALDDEEDEEVADFDSASKKRRASKIVRVRKSTTNRMSATVNAILQKLCTILSFLKQLLFIERLSDSCILQLIRTSLQTILVDNIQLLQLKAISLVGGIYYTYTQHRSYMMDETLQILLKLPLSKRVPRTYHLPDEEQRQIQLVTALLVQMILYSANLPEVLRQTSENPSLDVSIDVDYPSKCHEAVTESCCLFWSRVLQRYTSTKNQDASELKAMMENLVMDLLTTLNLPEYPASAPILEVLCVLLLQNAGLKSKDIAARTMAIDLLGTIAARLKHDAVICRKENFWIVQELMNSGTIDPSYLKDVCSICYDSTMERSIFVCEGCHRSFHVDCMGGTEQDAPSREFVCQVCLCEKQLLVLKTYCESQNKDEHKQNRNRSGKSSRATVSVTKQEIIQQMLLNYLQDAGSADELHLFTRWFYLCLWYKDDPASQHKLSYFLARLKSRAIVRDSCSFSSSLTRDSVKKITLALGQNSSFARGFDKILQVLLASLRENSPVIRAKALRAVSIIVEADPEVLGDKLVQTAVEGRFCDSAISVREAALELVGRHIASHPDVGLKYFEKVAERIKDTGVSVRKRAIRIIRDMCASSADFPQYTTACVEIISRINDEESSIQDLVCKTFYEFWFEEPLGSQGHLFKDGSCVPLEVAKKTEQVVEMLRRMSSHQPLAIVIRRNLALDFFPQSAKAAGINPVLLASVRRRCELMCKCLLEKVLQVAETNSEEGEGRMLPYILLLHAFCLVDPTLCAPATDPSQFLITLQPYLKSQSDNRVAAQLLESILFIIDSVLPLLRKLPQNLVEELEQDLKQMIVRHSFLTVVHACIKCLCSAGKVSGKGANVVEYLIQLFFKRLDALGLDNKQVNNHQVGRSLFCLGLLIRYGSPLLDASASNTKNMDVASNINLFKKYLEADDDCILKVRALQDVGKILEATLSTNSDVRLKMQSLQNMYEYLLDAERQMEPDKAGNTEVTRPNDGVHSVPVAAGAGDTNICGGIVQLYWDIILGRSLDVNEHVRQAALKIVEIVLRQGLVHPITCVPYLIALETDPQEVNSKLAHHLLMNMNEKYPAFCESRLGDGLQLSFIFIRTMSGGNPEFSNPAQDRLFNNMKGKSEVSSSMHARLGVARIYKLIRGNRVSRNRFMSSVVHKFEMPTWSDSVIHFLKYCTEILALLPFTLPDEPLYLIYIINRVVQVRSGTLESSMKEFLHSLQGNSQKRNGNGVIQLNETLKPGSERTMWIDGNHRVTGELQDQHLFGGDAYKDQNISPMTSWGSHSISTSDLQQIQADCLAAGAMQLLLKLKRHLKIVYALDDARCQAFSPNEPAKPGESLLRQSIPFDISDVNIDPPKTYEDLSRRYQDFKNALREDTIDYSTYTANIKRKRPPPRRGGKAVRVLDLDDEYDEDDENWVNSVSRLNKSGRRGSNSRSRQRL, encoded by the exons ATGTCGAATCCTAGTGGTGTTGAGGGGGTCCCCAGGGGCATTAGCCTCTCCAACACAGTTCATTCTGAGGTGGCCCCGTGCTTGCCGCTGCCGTCGCTTCCGGTGTTCTGCGGCGCGCTCCATCAGGAACTCCGCCTCTTCGATGATACTGGCGGTTCAAGGTGGAATTCCAGTAGCGGTGATGTCTCTGGCAAGATTGCTGATCTCCTCCGTAATACCGACGTGTCTTACTT GAATCTCAAAGAtgaagaaaatcttgaacCAGGTGGTTCAGTGGGGAACTTTAACCTATTCAATGATGTTCTGAGACATGATCCTGAAGCATTTGAGTATGCCAGTCCAG GTCCTGCCAAGCAGTCAATGTACAGTGGTAATTTGACTGAATCAAAGCCCCTTGAGCAGAGGAAGCCTACTATTAATCAAGTGCCAAGCGACTCTTCAggaatgaaaaataatcagCATGACCATAATGTTAATAAT GATATTATCAGTTCTTCTAAAAAACctaaagtgaaaaagaaagggaaagatGACTTAACATCAGCAACTTGTCATGATAACAGTGAGCGCCAAG GTGCAGCTATTGCTGGCTTTTGTGAAATGTTGGACGACATATGTGCCAGAGCGGAAATTATTTGTGATGACAGAGATGAAGCAGAATGGGTACCATTGTCTCATGCTGATCTTAAAGCACTTGTGAATGAAATCATGTCGATTCGGTCTAAGAAAGTACTACATATGGTTCCTGTGGATATTCTTTCAAGGACATTAAAGGTTTTAGATCGCCAAATTCATCGAGCAGAAGGACTATCTATTGATGATTGCGAAAAT TTGGATGCTGATGTGGTGTCATCCATTTACTGCTCTCTGGAGTCAATTCATGCAGCTTTAGCTATTATGACTCATGATGGTATGCCTAAACAGCTGTATAAGGAAGAG AATATTGAACGGATCCTGGAGTTCTCGAGACATCAAATGACGGATGTTATGTTCGCCTGTGATCCATCCTATCGTGCCTTGCACAAACCAAACTGTAAAGGGGCCCTTGATG atgaggaagatgaagaagtTGCGGATTTTGACTCAGCTAGTAAGAAAAGGCGAGCTTCAAAGATTGTAAGAGTTAGGAAGTCAACCACAAACAG AATGTCTGCTACTGTGAATGCTATACTTCAGAAGTTGTGCACAATTCTCAGTTTTCTCAAGCAGTTGTTGTTTATAGAACGCCTGTCAGATAGTTGCATTCTCCAGCTCATCAGAACTAGTTTGCAAACTATTTTGGTTGATAACATCCAGCTTTTGCAGCTAAAAGCAATCAGTTTAGTTGGTGGG atttattatacatacacTCAGCATAGATCGTATATGATGGATGAGACACTTCAAATCCTTCTGAAGTTGCCACTTTCAAAGAGAGTGCCAAGAACTTATCATCTTCCTGATGAAGAACAACGGCAGATTCAGTTAGTTACTGCTCTATTAGTCCAAATGATTCTTTATAGTGCAAATCTTCCAGAAGTTCTGAGGCAAACCTCTGAAAATCCTTCACTGGATGTTTCAATTGATGTTGATTACCCTTCCAAGTGCCATGAGGCAGTTACAGAGTCCTGCTGCCTCTTCTGGAGTCGAGTTCTTCAGCGATATACAAGCACAAAAAATCAGGATGCATCTGAATTGAAGGCAATGATGGAAAATCTTGTAATGGATTTGCTCACTACTTTGAACTTACCCGAGTATCCTGCCTCAGCTCCTATTCTGGAG GTTCTGTGTGTGTTGCTACTTCAGAATGCTGGGCTGAAATCAAAAGATATTGCAGCTCGGACAATGGCCATTGACCTTCTTGGTACAATTGCTGCGAGGTTGAAACATGATGCAGTCATCTGTAGGAAGGAGAATTTTTGGATAGTACAGGAGTTGATGAATAGTGGCACTATTGATCCTAGCTATCTCAAAGATGTCTGTTCTATTTGTTATGATTCAACAATGGAACGATCTATATTTGTATGCGAAGGTTGTCATAGATCATTCCATGTTGATTGCATGGGCGGAACAGAGCAAGATGCTCCTTCTCGTGAATTTGTTTGTCAGGTTTGTTTGTGTGAGAAACAACTTCTTGTCCTGAAAACATATTGCGAGTCTCAGAACAAGGATGAACACAAGCAAAATCGCAATCGTTCGGGAAAGTCTTCTCGAGCTACAGTCTCAGTCACAAAGCAGGAGATTATCCAACAAATGCTCCTAAATTATTTGCAGGATGCAGGGTCTGCAGACGAACTGCACCTCTTTACACGATG GTTTTATCTTTGCCTTTGGTATAAAGATGACCCTGCTTCTCAACATAAATTATCCTACTTCCTCGCGAGGTTGAAATCAAGAGCAATTGTGCGTGACTCTTGTTCATTTTCATCCTCTCTGACAAGGGATTcagtgaaaaaaattactttggCATTGGGACAAAATAGTTCTTTTGCTAGAGGATTTGACAAAATTCTTCAAGTGCTACTG GCAAGTCTGAGGGAGAACTCACCAGTGATTCGTGCTAAGGCATTGCGAGCG GTTAGTATTATTGTAGAAGCTGATCCAGAGGTTCTGGGTGACAAGCTTGTCCAAACGGCTGTTGAAGGGAGGTTTTGTGACTCTGCTATATCGGTTAGAGAAGCAGCACTTGAGCTTGTTGGTCGTCATATTGCATCACATCCTGATGTTGGTCTGAAG TACTTTGAGAAGGTAGCAGAAAGAATAAAGGATACCGGAGTAAGTGTCCGGAAACGTGCTATTAGAATTATCAGGGATATGTGTGCCTCGAGTGCCGACTTTCCACAGTACACCACTGCTTGTGTTGAGATAATTTCTCGTATCAATGATGAAGAATCCAGCATACAG GACCTGGTCTGCAAGACATTTTATGAGTTTTGGTTTGAGGAGCCTTTGGGTTCACAAGGCCATCTTTTCAAGGATGGTAGTTGTGTTCCATTGGAAGTGGCTAAGAAGACAGAGCAGGTTGTTGAGATGCTGAGAAGGATGTCCAGTCACCAACCCCTTGCTATTGTTATTAGACGGAACTTAGCACTTGATTTCTTTCCACAATCTGCTAAAGCTGCTGGGATAAACCCTGTGCTACTTGCTTCAGTACGCAGGCGCTGTGAGCTAATGTGCAAGTGTTTGCTGGAGAAAGTACTTCAG GTTGCCGAAACAAACAGTGAGGAAGGAGAGGGTCGTATGCTTCCATATATTCTGCTCTTGCATGCCTTTTGTCTGGTGGATCCTACATTATGTGCACCGGCTACTGATCCTTCCCAGTTTTTGATCACATTACAACCATATCTAAAGAGTCAG TCTGACAATCGAGTGGCTGCACAGCTTCTGGAGAGTATATTGTTTATAATTGATTCTGTCTTGCCTTTACTGCGGAAGCTTCCGCAGAATCTTGTTGAGGAACTGGAACAAGACCTAAAGCAAATGATCGTCCGGCATTCTTTTCTGACGGTTGTCCATGCTTGCATAAA GTGCTTATGCTCTGCGGGTAAAGTATCAGGAAAAGGTGCAAATGTTGTTGAGTATCTTATTCAGTTATTCTTCAAACGTCTGGATGCCTTGGGATTGGATAACAAGCAGGTTAATAATCAT CAAGTAGGTCGATCTCTTTTTTGTCTGGGTTTGTTGATACGGTATGGTAGCCCATTACTGGATGCATCTGCGtccaacacaaaaaatatggaTGTTGCAAGCAATatcaacttatttaaaaagtatctGGAGGCTGATGACGACTGCATCCTGAAAGTTAGGGCATTACAG GATGTTGGTAAAATTTTGGAGGCAACTCTTTCAACCAATAGTGATGTTCGTCTGAAG ATGCAATCATTACAGAATATGTACGAATATCTTCTGGATGCGGAACGTCAAATGGAACCTGATAAAGCTGGCAACACTGAAGTTACTCGCCCGAACGATGGTGTACATAGTGTTCCCGTTGCTGCAGGTGCTGGTGATACTAACATCTGCGGTGGTATAGTTCAGCTATATTGGGACATCATCTTAGGGAGAAGTCTGGATGTGAATGAGCATGTGCGTCAAGCTGCTCTAAAG ATTGTGGAGATTGTATTACGCCAAGGTCTTGTACATCCAATTACTTGTGTACCCTATCTCATTGCACTTGAAACAGATCCACAGGAGGTTAATTCAAAGCTGGCTCATCATCTCCTGATGAATATGAATGAAAA GTATCCAGCTTTCTGCGAAAGCCGTCTGGGAGATGGCCTTCAGTTGTCATTTATATTCATTCGTACCATGAGTGGAGGTAACCCTGAATTTTCGAACCCCGCCCAGGACAGATTATTTAACAATATGAAGGGAAAGTCAGAAGTTAGCTCTTCTATGCATGCACGGCTTGGGGTTGCTCGAATCTATAAGCTCATTCGTGGAAATCGCGTTTCAAGGAACAGATTTATGTCCTCTGTTGTTCACAAGTTTGAAATGCCTACCTGGAGTGATTCCGTGATTCATTTTCTGAA ATATTGCACGGAGATTCTTGCTTTGCTACCTTTCACATTGCCGGACGAGCctctttatttgatttatattataaatcgaGTTGTGCAAGTCAGATCTGGGACATTAGAATCAAGCATGAAGGAATTTTTGCATTCATTACAAGGAAATAgtcaaaaaagaaatggaaatggtgtgattcaattaaatgaaACTCTCAAACCTGGTAGCGAAAGAACCATGTGGATTGATGGGAATCATAGGGTAACAGGGGAGTTACAGGATCAACATTTATTTGGAGGTGATGCATATAAGGATCAAAATATAAGTCCTATGACCTCATGGGGTTCTCATAGCATTTCTACTAGTGATCTGCAACAAATTCAG GCTGACTGTCTAGCAGCCGGTGCAATGCAACTTCTGCTGAAGCTGAAGAGGCACCTGAAGATTGTTTACGCCCTAGATGATGCTCGCTGTCAG GCATTTTCCCCAAATGAACCAGCAAAACCAGGAGAAAGTCTACTGCGACAGAGTATTCCTTTTGATATCAGCGACGTAAACATTGACCCACCTAAAACTTATGAAGACCTCTCGAGGAGATATCAG GACTTCAAGAATGCATTGAGGGAAGACACAATTGACTATTCAACGTACACAGCCAACATCAAAAGGAAACGACCACCTCCCAGGAGAGGTGGGAAGGCTGTGCGAGTGCTAGATTTAGATGATGAAtatgatgaagatgatgagaaTTGGGTTAATAGCGTTAGCAGGTTAAATAAAAGTGGCCGGAGAGGCAGTAACAGCAGAAGTAGGCAGCGGCTATAG